The genomic DNA CTTGATGGTTTGCTACTTTTTATCAAGCAAAAAAGTAGGGTATAACAACTTTAGGATTGCCCCAAGAAAAGCATTACAAGACTATGGGCAATAGAATAGGGAACAATTTGCAAAATGCGCATGGTTAATCCATTAAAGATTGCAAAAAACTTTTTTTCTACTGTAATATTATGCTTCAATCGACCGATCCAAGTCATGCGTACTTCTGATCCACAATTTTGTGTGGCGATCAGGTCAAATGGCATAGTTAAAGCCGATACAGCTATGCCCAATAAAGCGCTTACAACCATGTTGGCGCCTATTCCACTTATATCTTTTGTAAATTCATAAGCTAATATAGATGCAGAGCCACTTAGTATATTCCTTAAAAGAATGGGGGTCACAATGTCCATAACCCTTTCCTTGCGTTTCATTAAAGGGCCTTTATTGGCAGCAATTTCTTTTGTTTCGCTATATATGGTCACCGCGGTTTCTACTATTCCTGCTAAAAAACATTCCCATATGACCAATAACGTAAAATTAGTTATTGCATAATAGCCAGTAGAACAAAGAAAAAGCCATTGTGAAATGCCAAAGGCTAAGGCGGCGATAAACTGTCGCAGTGCGTAGATATGCGCTCCGGAAAAGAATAATTTAAAATTTCTAGTACGTATGCACCTTGTCACAATAGAGGCATACGATTCCCCTGTTTCTTGATAGACTACTTTTACAAATTGAGCAGGTGCCACTAGGTAGGCTACAATCATACAAGCTATACCATGTGCAAGTGGATCAAAAAAAAAGCGATAAAGAAGTGTATTATGTTGCATAGTCATAGATGATTTGGTTCAAAGTTGCTTACTAGATGTTTTGCGAAACGCTGCTTTTGCTGGTAATTTGCCCGTTGATCCGGTGCTTAAGCCAAAGGAGCACGCAGTATGGCATAGGTAGATAAACGCAACCTGGGTTGCATTAAGATTGCACCTCACAAAATAGGCTTCCAAAGAGGGCTATTCAGTTGCTGTTGTATATGCTAAACTACCCCTTTGCCCAGGGGGGCGCTTTAAGTATTTTGCAACGGGTCTAGTACTAAACGATAAATATAGTTCTTTAAAAGAACTATATCAACTTTATTGATCAATAAAGTTGCAAAAAAGCAAGTACTGGTACAAAAAGTTTCTAAAAACTCAAGCTTTACGGAACCTTGTCAAAAATCTGTTGCAAGCCAGCTGCTATGGTTGAAACTGCTGCTCCTATATCGCCTGCACCAATAGTAAGGATGACCTGATGTCCTTGCATCGTTGCATCAGATGCTAGTTCTGTCAGTAAATCACCCATTGTCACCAAGGCTTTTCTGCTACAGGTAAGCTCGTCAAAAATCAATTGTGCAGTAATACCTGCCATGGGCGCTTCTCTGGCCGGATAGATAGGTAGTATAAACACCTGATCTGCTAGGCTTAAGCTGGCAGCAAATGTTTTGTAAAAGGCCTTGGTGCGTGAAAAAAGATGGGGCTGAAAAATGGCTGTTATCCTACTACTAGGGTAGAGCTTTTTTACTGAGTGTAGTAAAGCGCTAATTTCTACGGGATGGTGGGCATAATCATCTATAAGCAAGTATTGCACATGGCTGCAAACAAAGGAAAAGCGCCTTTTTATACCGGGAAAACTGGCCATAGCAGTTTGTATTTGGCTTGCTGTTAGGCCAACTTCCAAGCAGATAGTGATGGCTGCTAATGCATTTTCAATGTTATACAGTCCGGCTATAGGTAAAACTATATTAGCAATGGTTGTATCAGTTCCTAGGTAGTCAAAAGTACTTTGATGGGGGGTAATGGATATATTGTCTGCTATAATATTTCCTTGTTCTAACCCATAAGTTAGAACAGGCATATTATAATGGGTTGCTATTTTTAACTGATCTGCAGCC from Cardinium endosymbiont of Philonthus spinipes includes the following:
- the murC gene encoding UDP-N-acetylmuramate--L-alanine ligase, translating into MLPFNDYDFVYFIGIGGIGMSALAQLFAKQGYQVFGYDQSPSAIVSQLRKEGILIACEDRLEAIPDIICNHPSQTLVIYTPAIPADSPILNYFKEVGYKIQSRAEILGTISKQFVTIAVAGTHGKTTTSAMIAHILHQSDLPMVAFVGGMMQLYDTNLLYNHSLDNVQFMVAEADEFNRSFLHLKPTFSIVTAADADHPETYTTAAQMEASFREFVCQNQKNVLIQHRAADQLKIATHYNMPVLTYGLEQGNIIADNISITPHQSTFDYLGTDTTIANIVLPIAGLYNIENALAAITICLEVGLTASQIQTAMASFPGIKRRFSFVCSHVQYLLIDDYAHHPVEISALLHSVKKLYPSSRITAIFQPHLFSRTKAFYKTFAASLSLADQVFILPIYPAREAPMAGITAQLIFDELTCSRKALVTMGDLLTELASDATMQGHQVILTIGAGDIGAAVSTIAAGLQQIFDKVP